The proteins below come from a single Mustela erminea isolate mMusErm1 chromosome 14, mMusErm1.Pri, whole genome shotgun sequence genomic window:
- the LZTS2 gene encoding LOW QUALITY PROTEIN: leucine zipper putative tumor suppressor 2 (The sequence of the model RefSeq protein was modified relative to this genomic sequence to represent the inferred CDS: deleted 1 base in 1 codon), with protein sequence MAIVQTLPVPLEPAPEATTAPQAPAMGSVSSLISGRPCPGGPAPPRHHGPPGPTFFRQQDGLLRGGYEAQEPLCPAVPPRKAVPATSFTYINEDFRAESPPSPSSDIEDAREQRARSAHLRGPPPKLIPVSGKLEKNMEKILIRPTAFKPVLPKPRGAPSLPSFLGPRAAGLSGSQGSLTQLFGGPASSSSSSSSSAADKPLALSGWASGCPSGTLSDSGRNSLSSLPTYSTGGAEPASHSPGGHLPSHGPGRGVLPGPARGAPTGPSHSDSGRSSSSKSTGSLGGRVAGGLLGSGTRASPDSSSCGERSPPPPPPHPPPSDEALLHCVLEGKLHDREAELQQLRDSLDESEVTMCQVYEERQRHWPRERETLRDDSTAQAQRAQRAQQLLQLQVFQLQQEKRQLQDDFAQLLQEREQLERRCATFEREQRELGPRLEETKWEVCQKSGEISLLKQQLKESQAELVQKGSELVALRVALREARAALRVSEGRARGLQEAARARELELEACSQELQRHRQEAERLREKAGQLDTEAAGLREPPGPPTATDPFLLAESDEAKAQRAASGVGGSLRAQVERLRAELQRERRRGEEQRDSFEGERLAWQAEKEQVIRYQKQLQHNYVQMYRRNRQLEQELQQLSLELEARELADLGLAEPAPCICLEEITATEI encoded by the exons ATGGCCATTGTACAGACTCTGCCAGTGCCACTGGAGCCCGCTCCTGAGGCCACCACTGCCCCACAAGCTCCAGCCATGGGCAGCGTGAGCAGCCTCATCTCAGGCCGGCCCTGCCCCGGGGGGCCAGCACCTCCCCGCCACCACGGCCCCCCTGGGCCTACCTTCTTCCGCCAGCAGGATGGCCTGCTACGGGGTGGCTATGAGGCACAGGAGCCGCTGTGCCCAGCTGTGCCCCCTAGGAAGGCTGTCCCTGCCACCAGCTTCACCTACATCAACGAGGACTTCCGGGCAGAGTCACCCCCCAGCCCGAGCAGTGACATTGAGGATGCCCGAGAACAGCGGGCACGCAGTGCCCATCTCCGCGGCCCCCCACCCAAGCTCATCCCTGTCTCTGGAAAGCTGGAGAAG AACATGGAGAAAATCCTGATCCGCCCAACAGCCTTCAAGCCAGTGCTACCCAAACCTCGAGGGGCACCATCCCTACCTAGCTTCCTGGGTCCTCGGGCCGCCGGACTGTCTGGGAGCCAGGGCAGCCTAACACAGCTGTTTGGGGGCCCTGCCtcgtcctcctcttcctcctcctcctcggctGCTGACAAACCCTTGGCACTGAGTGGCTGGGCCAGCGGCTGCCCATCGGGGACACTGTCTGACTCGGGCCGAAACTCACTGTCCAGCCTGCCCACCTACAGCACCGGGGGTGCCGAGCCAGCCAGCCACTCCCCTGGTGGGCACCTGCCCTCCCacggcccggggcggggggtgctgcCCGGACCAGCCCGAGGGGCCCCAACTGGGCCCTCCCACTCGGACAGTGGTCGATCTTCCTCCAGCAAGAGCACAGGCTCCCTGGGAGGCCGTGTGGCTGGGGGGCTCTTGGGCAGCGGCACCCGGGCCTCCCCTGACAGCAGCTCCTGTGGGGAgcgttccccacccccaccccca ccccacccccccccttcGGATGAGGCCCTGCTGCACTGTGTCCTGGAAGGAAAGCTCCACGACCGTGAGGCAGAGCTGCAGCAGCTGCGGGACAGTCTGGACGAGAGTGAGGTGACCATGTGCCAG GTCTACGAGGAGCGGCAGCGGCACTGGCCACGGGAACGCGAGACGCTACGGGACGACAGCACCGCCCAGGCCCAGCGGGCGCAGCGGGCCCAACAGCTGCTCCAGCTGCAGGTGTTCCAGCTGCAGCAGGAGAAGCGCCAGCTGCAGGACGACTTCGCGCAGCTGTTGCAGGAGCGGGAGCAGCTGGAGCGGCGCTGTGCCACCTTTGAGCGGGAACAGAGGGAGCTTGGGCCACGGCTCGAGGAGACCAAGTGGGAG GTGTGCCAGAAGTCAGGTGAGATCTCCCTGCTGAAGCAGCAGCTGAAGGAGTCCCAGGCAGAGCTGGTGCAGAAGGGCAGTGAGCTGGTGGCCCTGCGGGTGGCGCTGCGAGAGGCCCGAGCTGCACTCCGGGTCAGCGAGGGCCGAGCTCGGGGCCTGCAGGAGGCCGCCCGGGCccgggagctggagctggaggccTGTTCCCAGGAGCTGCAGCGGCACCGCCAGGAGGCCGAGCGGCTCCGAGAGAAAGCTGGCCAATTGGACACCGAGGCAGCTGGACTCCGGGAACCCCCTGGGCCACCTACCGCCACGGACCCTTTCCTCCTGGCAGAGAGTGATGAGGCCAAGGCACAGCGGGCAGCCTCGGGGGTCGGGGGCAGCCTGCGGGCCCAGGTGGAACGGCTGCGGGCAGAGTTGCAACGGGAGCGGCGGCGGGGGGAGGAGCAGCGGGACAGCTTTGAGGGGGAGCGGCTGGCCTGGCAGGCGGAGAAGGAGCAGGTGATCCGCTACCAGAAGCAGCTGCAACACAACTACGTCCAGATGTACCGGCGTAACCGGCAGCTGGAGCAGGAGCTGCAGCAGCTCAGCCTGGAGCTGGAGGCCCGGGAGCTTGCTGACCTGGGCCTGGCCGAGCCGGCCCCCTGCATCTGCCTGGAGGAGATCACTGCCACCGAGATCTAG